One window of the Cryptomeria japonica chromosome 7, Sugi_1.0, whole genome shotgun sequence genome contains the following:
- the LOC131047039 gene encoding potassium transporter 1 isoform X1 produces the protein MDAEASGSATKRSEVSSRKNVLTLAYQSLGIVYGDLSTSPLYVYKSTFSGKLKLHENDDEILGVLSFIFWTFTLIPLFKYIFIVLTADDNGEGGTFALYSLLCRHAKMSLLPNQQPADEQLSTYKLMRPCETSQSSAVKAFFEKHLRFRIFLLVVVLLGTCMVIGDGVLTPAISVLSAVSGVNIKIHNLHENCIVAIACVILMGLFALQHYGTERVAFLFAPIVITWLICISGVGIYNIIHWNPKIFRAISPYYMYKLLKKTGMEGWVSLGGVVLCITGAETMFADLGHFSQLSIKMAFTGLVYPCLILAYMGEAAFLSKHKWDLQRSFYKAIPEAVFWPVFVVATLASVVASQAVISATFSIISQSSALSCFPRVKIVHTSNQIYGRIYIPEVNWILMCLCLAVTIGFRDTNKIGHACGLAVITVMFVTTCLMSLVIIIVWKKNILTALSFLIVFGSIELLYISACLYKVPEGGWVPVVLSLTFMAIMYIWHYGTLKKYEFDSQNKVSMRRILSSGPSLGMVRVPGIGLIYTDLVTGIPAIFGHFVTNLPAFHKVLVFVCIKSVQVPYVPSEERYLIGRIGPKEYRMFRCIVRYGYKEVLQDNYDFENQLIVKISEFIQMDFEENCIEYDTDTYENDMVRVVRPVESVIKMILSDQEENSILSLHKSPESLPNENALTVRKKQVKFDFRKSPKLDCTIRKELMDLIEAKEAGAAYILGHSQVKAKNSSSILKKFVIDVAYSFLRKNCRGPNVALSIPHISLIEVGMIYYI, from the exons ATGGATGCGGAGGCGAGCGGTTCTGCCaccaag CGCAGCGAAGTTAGTTCACGCAAGAATGTGTTGACATTAGCTTACCAAAGCTTAGGCATAGTTTACGGAGACCTGAGCACTTCGCCACTTTATGTTTATAAGAGTACCTTTTCAGGCAAATTGAAACTCCACGAGAATGATGACGAGATTTTGGGAGTTCTGTCTTTCATTTTCTGGACTTTCACGCTTATTCCCCTCTTTAAATACATCTTCATAGTCTTGACTGCAGACGATAATGGTGAAG GTGGCACTTTTGCCCTCTATTCGTTACTTTGTAGGCATGCTAAAATGAGCCTTCTTCCCAACCAACAACCAGCAGACGAACAACTCTCTACTTACAAGTTGATGAGACCTTGTGAAACATCTCAAAGCTCAGCAGTTAAGGCATTCTTTGAAAAACATCTGAGATTTCGAATTTTCCTCCTGGTTGTAGTTCTGCTTGGAACCTGTATGGTCATTGGAGATGGAGTGCTTACGCCTGCAATATCAG TTCTTTCAGCTGTGTCGGGTGTTAACATCAAAATTCATAATTTACATGAGA ATTGCATTGTTGCCATTGCCTGTGTAATTTTAATGGGCCTATTTGCTCTACAACACTATGGAACAGAAAGGGTTGCTTTTCTATTTGCACCTATTGTGATTACTTGGCTCATCTGTATAAGTGGAGTTGGTATCTATAATATAATACACTGGAACCCAAAAATATTCCGAGCAATCTCTCCCTATTACATGTACAAGTTACTCAAGAAAACAGGCATGGAAGGATGGGTGTCACTCGGAGGTGTGGTACTGTGCATCACAG GTGCTGAGACTATGTTTGCTGATCTGGGGCATTTTTCCCAGCTATCTATTAAG ATGGCATTCACGGGACTGGTGTATCCTTGTTTAATTCTTGCATACATGGGTGAAGCAGCTTTTCTTTCCAAACACAAGTGGGACTTACAAAGAAGCTTTTACAAGGCCATTCCAG AAGCAGTATTTTGGCCAGTCTTTGTAGTGGCTACACTGGCATCAGTAGTAGCAAGTCAAGCAGTCATCTCAGCAACCTTTTCTATTATTAGTCAAAGTTCTGCTCTCAGCTGTTTTCCCCGAGTGAAAATTGTCCACACCTCCAATCAAATATATGGGCGGATATACATTCCGGAAGTAAACTGGATACTTATGTGTCTGTGTCTTGCAGTCACAATTGGCTTCAGAGATACAAATAAGATTGGCCATGCCTGTG GACTGGCTGTTATTACTGTCATGTTTGTAACAACTTGCTTGATGTCTTTGGTGATTATCATTGTATGGAAGAAAAACATTCTCACAGCTCTATCCTTCTTGATTGTCTTTGGATCTATTGAACTCCTATACATCTCGGCATGCCTGTACAAAGTTCCTGAGGGGGGTTGGGTTCCTGTCGTACTCTCCTTGACCTTCATGGCCATCATGTATATCTGGCACTATGGAACATTGAAGAAGTATGAATTTGATTCACAAAACAAGGTTTCCATGAGAAGGATATTGAGTTCAGGACCAAGTCTTGGGATGGTGCGGGTCCCTGGAATTGGGCTAATATACACTGACTTAGTAACAGGAATACCTGCTATCTTTGGTCATTTTGTGACAAATTTGCCAGCATTTCACAAAGTGCTTGTGTTTGTATGCATCAAATCAGTTCAAGTTCCTTATGTTCCTTCTGAAGAACGTTACTTGATAGGTAGAATAGGCCCAAAAGAATACCGGATGTTCCGGTGCATAGTTAGATATGGTTACAAGGAGGTTCTTCAGGACAACTATGATTTTGAAAATCAGTTAATTGTCAAAATTAGTGAATTTATACAGATGGATTTCGAAGAAAATTGTATTGAATATGACACTGACACATATGAAAATGATATGGTGAGAGTGGTAAGACCGGTAGAGTCTGTAATAAAGATGATTTTATCAGATCAAGAGGAAAATTCCATACTTTCACTACATAAAAGTCCTGAAAGCTTACCCAATGAAAATGCTCTTACAGTGAGGAAAAAACAAGTCAAATTTGACTTTAGGAAGAGTCCCAAGTTAGATTGCACAATCAGGAAAGAGCTTATGGATCTTATCGAAGCCAAGGAAGCAGGTGCTGCATACATTTTAGGACACTCACAAGTGAAGGCCAAAAACTCATCCTCAATATTGAAAAAATTTGTGATTGATGTTGCATATTCATTTCTCCGTAAGAATTGTAGAGGGCCAAATGTTGCATTGAGCATCCCTCACATTTCACTCATTGAGGTGGGTATGATTTACTATATCTGA
- the LOC131047039 gene encoding potassium transporter 1 isoform X2, producing MDAEASGSATKRSEVSSRKNVLTLAYQSLGIVYGDLSTSPLYVYKSTFSGKLKLHENDDEILGVLSFIFWTFTLIPLFKYIFIVLTADDNGEVLSAVSGVNIKIHNLHENCIVAIACVILMGLFALQHYGTERVAFLFAPIVITWLICISGVGIYNIIHWNPKIFRAISPYYMYKLLKKTGMEGWVSLGGVVLCITGAETMFADLGHFSQLSIKMAFTGLVYPCLILAYMGEAAFLSKHKWDLQRSFYKAIPEAVFWPVFVVATLASVVASQAVISATFSIISQSSALSCFPRVKIVHTSNQIYGRIYIPEVNWILMCLCLAVTIGFRDTNKIGHACGLAVITVMFVTTCLMSLVIIIVWKKNILTALSFLIVFGSIELLYISACLYKVPEGGWVPVVLSLTFMAIMYIWHYGTLKKYEFDSQNKVSMRRILSSGPSLGMVRVPGIGLIYTDLVTGIPAIFGHFVTNLPAFHKVLVFVCIKSVQVPYVPSEERYLIGRIGPKEYRMFRCIVRYGYKEVLQDNYDFENQLIVKISEFIQMDFEENCIEYDTDTYENDMVRVVRPVESVIKMILSDQEENSILSLHKSPESLPNENALTVRKKQVKFDFRKSPKLDCTIRKELMDLIEAKEAGAAYILGHSQVKAKNSSSILKKFVIDVAYSFLRKNCRGPNVALSIPHISLIEVGMIYYI from the exons ATGGATGCGGAGGCGAGCGGTTCTGCCaccaag CGCAGCGAAGTTAGTTCACGCAAGAATGTGTTGACATTAGCTTACCAAAGCTTAGGCATAGTTTACGGAGACCTGAGCACTTCGCCACTTTATGTTTATAAGAGTACCTTTTCAGGCAAATTGAAACTCCACGAGAATGATGACGAGATTTTGGGAGTTCTGTCTTTCATTTTCTGGACTTTCACGCTTATTCCCCTCTTTAAATACATCTTCATAGTCTTGACTGCAGACGATAATGGTGAAG TTCTTTCAGCTGTGTCGGGTGTTAACATCAAAATTCATAATTTACATGAGA ATTGCATTGTTGCCATTGCCTGTGTAATTTTAATGGGCCTATTTGCTCTACAACACTATGGAACAGAAAGGGTTGCTTTTCTATTTGCACCTATTGTGATTACTTGGCTCATCTGTATAAGTGGAGTTGGTATCTATAATATAATACACTGGAACCCAAAAATATTCCGAGCAATCTCTCCCTATTACATGTACAAGTTACTCAAGAAAACAGGCATGGAAGGATGGGTGTCACTCGGAGGTGTGGTACTGTGCATCACAG GTGCTGAGACTATGTTTGCTGATCTGGGGCATTTTTCCCAGCTATCTATTAAG ATGGCATTCACGGGACTGGTGTATCCTTGTTTAATTCTTGCATACATGGGTGAAGCAGCTTTTCTTTCCAAACACAAGTGGGACTTACAAAGAAGCTTTTACAAGGCCATTCCAG AAGCAGTATTTTGGCCAGTCTTTGTAGTGGCTACACTGGCATCAGTAGTAGCAAGTCAAGCAGTCATCTCAGCAACCTTTTCTATTATTAGTCAAAGTTCTGCTCTCAGCTGTTTTCCCCGAGTGAAAATTGTCCACACCTCCAATCAAATATATGGGCGGATATACATTCCGGAAGTAAACTGGATACTTATGTGTCTGTGTCTTGCAGTCACAATTGGCTTCAGAGATACAAATAAGATTGGCCATGCCTGTG GACTGGCTGTTATTACTGTCATGTTTGTAACAACTTGCTTGATGTCTTTGGTGATTATCATTGTATGGAAGAAAAACATTCTCACAGCTCTATCCTTCTTGATTGTCTTTGGATCTATTGAACTCCTATACATCTCGGCATGCCTGTACAAAGTTCCTGAGGGGGGTTGGGTTCCTGTCGTACTCTCCTTGACCTTCATGGCCATCATGTATATCTGGCACTATGGAACATTGAAGAAGTATGAATTTGATTCACAAAACAAGGTTTCCATGAGAAGGATATTGAGTTCAGGACCAAGTCTTGGGATGGTGCGGGTCCCTGGAATTGGGCTAATATACACTGACTTAGTAACAGGAATACCTGCTATCTTTGGTCATTTTGTGACAAATTTGCCAGCATTTCACAAAGTGCTTGTGTTTGTATGCATCAAATCAGTTCAAGTTCCTTATGTTCCTTCTGAAGAACGTTACTTGATAGGTAGAATAGGCCCAAAAGAATACCGGATGTTCCGGTGCATAGTTAGATATGGTTACAAGGAGGTTCTTCAGGACAACTATGATTTTGAAAATCAGTTAATTGTCAAAATTAGTGAATTTATACAGATGGATTTCGAAGAAAATTGTATTGAATATGACACTGACACATATGAAAATGATATGGTGAGAGTGGTAAGACCGGTAGAGTCTGTAATAAAGATGATTTTATCAGATCAAGAGGAAAATTCCATACTTTCACTACATAAAAGTCCTGAAAGCTTACCCAATGAAAATGCTCTTACAGTGAGGAAAAAACAAGTCAAATTTGACTTTAGGAAGAGTCCCAAGTTAGATTGCACAATCAGGAAAGAGCTTATGGATCTTATCGAAGCCAAGGAAGCAGGTGCTGCATACATTTTAGGACACTCACAAGTGAAGGCCAAAAACTCATCCTCAATATTGAAAAAATTTGTGATTGATGTTGCATATTCATTTCTCCGTAAGAATTGTAGAGGGCCAAATGTTGCATTGAGCATCCCTCACATTTCACTCATTGAGGTGGGTATGATTTACTATATCTGA
- the LOC131047039 gene encoding potassium transporter 1 isoform X3: MSLLPNQQPADEQLSTYKLMRPCETSQSSAVKAFFEKHLRFRIFLLVVVLLGTCMVIGDGVLTPAISVLSAVSGVNIKIHNLHENCIVAIACVILMGLFALQHYGTERVAFLFAPIVITWLICISGVGIYNIIHWNPKIFRAISPYYMYKLLKKTGMEGWVSLGGVVLCITGAETMFADLGHFSQLSIKMAFTGLVYPCLILAYMGEAAFLSKHKWDLQRSFYKAIPEAVFWPVFVVATLASVVASQAVISATFSIISQSSALSCFPRVKIVHTSNQIYGRIYIPEVNWILMCLCLAVTIGFRDTNKIGHACGLAVITVMFVTTCLMSLVIIIVWKKNILTALSFLIVFGSIELLYISACLYKVPEGGWVPVVLSLTFMAIMYIWHYGTLKKYEFDSQNKVSMRRILSSGPSLGMVRVPGIGLIYTDLVTGIPAIFGHFVTNLPAFHKVLVFVCIKSVQVPYVPSEERYLIGRIGPKEYRMFRCIVRYGYKEVLQDNYDFENQLIVKISEFIQMDFEENCIEYDTDTYENDMVRVVRPVESVIKMILSDQEENSILSLHKSPESLPNENALTVRKKQVKFDFRKSPKLDCTIRKELMDLIEAKEAGAAYILGHSQVKAKNSSSILKKFVIDVAYSFLRKNCRGPNVALSIPHISLIEVGMIYYI; the protein is encoded by the exons ATGAGCCTTCTTCCCAACCAACAACCAGCAGACGAACAACTCTCTACTTACAAGTTGATGAGACCTTGTGAAACATCTCAAAGCTCAGCAGTTAAGGCATTCTTTGAAAAACATCTGAGATTTCGAATTTTCCTCCTGGTTGTAGTTCTGCTTGGAACCTGTATGGTCATTGGAGATGGAGTGCTTACGCCTGCAATATCAG TTCTTTCAGCTGTGTCGGGTGTTAACATCAAAATTCATAATTTACATGAGA ATTGCATTGTTGCCATTGCCTGTGTAATTTTAATGGGCCTATTTGCTCTACAACACTATGGAACAGAAAGGGTTGCTTTTCTATTTGCACCTATTGTGATTACTTGGCTCATCTGTATAAGTGGAGTTGGTATCTATAATATAATACACTGGAACCCAAAAATATTCCGAGCAATCTCTCCCTATTACATGTACAAGTTACTCAAGAAAACAGGCATGGAAGGATGGGTGTCACTCGGAGGTGTGGTACTGTGCATCACAG GTGCTGAGACTATGTTTGCTGATCTGGGGCATTTTTCCCAGCTATCTATTAAG ATGGCATTCACGGGACTGGTGTATCCTTGTTTAATTCTTGCATACATGGGTGAAGCAGCTTTTCTTTCCAAACACAAGTGGGACTTACAAAGAAGCTTTTACAAGGCCATTCCAG AAGCAGTATTTTGGCCAGTCTTTGTAGTGGCTACACTGGCATCAGTAGTAGCAAGTCAAGCAGTCATCTCAGCAACCTTTTCTATTATTAGTCAAAGTTCTGCTCTCAGCTGTTTTCCCCGAGTGAAAATTGTCCACACCTCCAATCAAATATATGGGCGGATATACATTCCGGAAGTAAACTGGATACTTATGTGTCTGTGTCTTGCAGTCACAATTGGCTTCAGAGATACAAATAAGATTGGCCATGCCTGTG GACTGGCTGTTATTACTGTCATGTTTGTAACAACTTGCTTGATGTCTTTGGTGATTATCATTGTATGGAAGAAAAACATTCTCACAGCTCTATCCTTCTTGATTGTCTTTGGATCTATTGAACTCCTATACATCTCGGCATGCCTGTACAAAGTTCCTGAGGGGGGTTGGGTTCCTGTCGTACTCTCCTTGACCTTCATGGCCATCATGTATATCTGGCACTATGGAACATTGAAGAAGTATGAATTTGATTCACAAAACAAGGTTTCCATGAGAAGGATATTGAGTTCAGGACCAAGTCTTGGGATGGTGCGGGTCCCTGGAATTGGGCTAATATACACTGACTTAGTAACAGGAATACCTGCTATCTTTGGTCATTTTGTGACAAATTTGCCAGCATTTCACAAAGTGCTTGTGTTTGTATGCATCAAATCAGTTCAAGTTCCTTATGTTCCTTCTGAAGAACGTTACTTGATAGGTAGAATAGGCCCAAAAGAATACCGGATGTTCCGGTGCATAGTTAGATATGGTTACAAGGAGGTTCTTCAGGACAACTATGATTTTGAAAATCAGTTAATTGTCAAAATTAGTGAATTTATACAGATGGATTTCGAAGAAAATTGTATTGAATATGACACTGACACATATGAAAATGATATGGTGAGAGTGGTAAGACCGGTAGAGTCTGTAATAAAGATGATTTTATCAGATCAAGAGGAAAATTCCATACTTTCACTACATAAAAGTCCTGAAAGCTTACCCAATGAAAATGCTCTTACAGTGAGGAAAAAACAAGTCAAATTTGACTTTAGGAAGAGTCCCAAGTTAGATTGCACAATCAGGAAAGAGCTTATGGATCTTATCGAAGCCAAGGAAGCAGGTGCTGCATACATTTTAGGACACTCACAAGTGAAGGCCAAAAACTCATCCTCAATATTGAAAAAATTTGTGATTGATGTTGCATATTCATTTCTCCGTAAGAATTGTAGAGGGCCAAATGTTGCATTGAGCATCCCTCACATTTCACTCATTGAGGTGGGTATGATTTACTATATCTGA